Proteins from a single region of Lentimicrobium sp. L6:
- the tal gene encoding transaldolase: MNSLEQLKKFTKVVADTGDFESINQFKPLDSTTNPSLIYMAAQDSKYAHLVDLALEAAKKYSDDKAQQLEHALDVLAVNFGLEILKIVPGRVSTEVDARLSFDTQKTIAKAHQLIELYAAAGIDKERILIKIAATWEGIRAAEILEKEGIHTNLTLLFSKVQAVACAESGVQLISPFVGRILDWYKKDRGVSHIAAPEDPGVLSVTEIFNYYKKFGHSTEIMGASFRNKEEIIELAGCDLLTISPNLLAELEQNEIEITQKLNPETAKDLEIEKISTDEASFRWQMNEDAMATEKLSEGIRKFSVDLVKLEVFIAAKM, translated from the coding sequence ATGAACAGCTTAGAACAATTAAAGAAATTCACAAAAGTAGTGGCAGACACTGGAGATTTCGAGTCTATTAATCAGTTTAAACCATTAGATTCAACTACCAATCCATCATTAATTTATATGGCGGCACAGGATAGTAAATATGCTCACCTGGTAGATCTAGCTTTAGAAGCTGCTAAAAAATATAGCGATGATAAGGCTCAACAATTGGAGCATGCATTAGATGTTTTGGCTGTAAACTTTGGATTAGAAATTTTGAAAATCGTTCCCGGTCGTGTGAGTACAGAGGTGGATGCTCGTCTTTCTTTTGATACTCAAAAAACCATTGCAAAAGCTCATCAATTGATTGAACTTTATGCTGCCGCAGGAATTGATAAAGAAAGAATCCTCATAAAAATAGCTGCTACTTGGGAAGGAATTAGAGCAGCAGAAATACTTGAAAAAGAAGGCATCCATACTAATCTTACTTTATTATTTAGCAAGGTTCAGGCTGTTGCTTGTGCTGAGTCTGGTGTTCAGTTGATTTCTCCATTTGTAGGTCGTATTCTCGATTGGTATAAAAAAGATAGAGGAGTCAGTCATATTGCAGCTCCTGAAGACCCAGGCGTTTTATCTGTTACTGAAATTTTCAATTATTATAAGAAATTTGGCCATAGCACTGAGATTATGGGTGCTAGTTTCCGTAATAAAGAAGAAATTATTGAATTAGCAGGTTGTGATTTATTAACTATTTCTCCTAATTTATTAGCTGAATTGGAGCAAAACGAAATTGAAATCACACAAAAATTAAATCCTGAAACAGCTAAAGATTTAGAAATTGAGAAGATATCAACTGATGAAGCTTCTTTCCGTTGGCAGATGAATGAGGATGCCATGGCCACTGAAAAGCTCTCCGAAGGTATTCGTAAATTTAGCGTTGATTTAGTGAAACTAGAAGTATTTATAGCCGCTAAGATGTAA